AGATGCTCTTAATGTTATCAGGATTAACAAATGACAAATCAGGAATTTCAACACCGTCTAACAAAACAAGAGGTTTGTTGTTTCCGTTGATAGAACCGGTACCACGTACCTTGATAGAAGGAGAAGCTCCCAAGTCGTTTGTTGCAAATGTAATAGTAAGGCCGGGAACAGTTCCCTGCAATCCTTTAGAAACATCTGTAATAGGTTTACTGTTAAATGTTTTGCCAACATCAACTGAAGAAACGGCACCTGTCAGGTTAACCTTCTTCTGTGTACCAAATCCAACGACAACAACATCATTCAAAGTAGTAGCACTTTCTTCCATGACTACATTAACACTGGAGCGCCCGTTAACTGCAACGTTTGCTGTGTTAAAGCCCATGTAAGTAAATACTAATGTTCCTTTGCTAGGAGCGTTTAAGGTATACGCACCATTAGCATCGGTTGACGTACCATTTCTGGTTCCCTGAACCAAAACATATACGCCCGCCAAAGGCTCTCCACTCTTATCGGTTACTTTACCAGTAACTTTAGAATTCTGAGCCCACATTGCCCCAAAGGAGAATACCATTGCGGCAACTGTCATTAGCGCAAGCTTTAAAAGCTTGCCACAATTTTGTTTAATGGACATAAATTAAAAATTAGGTTTAATAATAAGTTGTAAAAATTTTTGTTTATTTCTATAATTCTCTGCTTTATAGTCTTTTACCGTTTGTTTTGTTTTGTCTTGTTTTTAATAATAAAAAACAAAAAGGGCAGTCCTCCATCGGGAACCACCCATAATATCACTTCAGCCGCAAGGCTAAAATATTTTCATTAGTTACAAAAATGTATCTTTTGTTGGAGCATAAAAACCACCAGAGCACACGTATCTGTTGCACTGTAGAGCCCAACAATCTGAACATCAATAAGATATAATAGCTTCCCTTCATAACCATATTATAATCTCCAGCGAAAAACAACTCGCTCTAAATGAGATGCAAATGTAACACTTTTTGTTGCAATTTATAATCTTTTTTTCAAAAAAGAGAGACGCTTAATCTTTTAAATCTCGACAGACAAGCTATCGGGACCAAAATTTAAATTTATTCTGCATCCCACCAAACAGGGATTGACCAAATACTCTTGTCCTGAGCTGAAATATTATAAAGTTTCTGGGTAATTTCATTCAGGTTTGTAGAATTGTAATTAGTCTCATGAGAACACTGCATCCAACGACGAGGATAGAATGACACGTTTTGAGGATCTGCGCTAAAAGTAGCCTGATCTTGAGTTCTGTATACCGGAACCGCCAATTGAGTATAAATAACACCATAATTGCCGATGTTACCAGCATAATAATTATAGCGTCTCATATCATTGTAATTCTGATAGTTAGGACCCATCGCAATAAACTTCTGCATCATAATATCTGACAAAGTTAAGCTAGCAGCTGATTGTTTAACTGCTGCACTTGTCATATAAGCGTCAATATCTGCCTGGGCCATAGGTCCGTATGCGAAAGTAACATCATATCCAAGAGCGGTTTTGCATGCTCCAGCTCCCTTCCATGAACTCAATTTGCTATTCATACGTTCAAAATTGGCCTTTATACCATTGATGTATGCGGTATATGCATCAGAAAGCTTACCTTGTCTGAAATAAACCTCTGCCTTAATAAAGCACATTTCTGAATAAGTAAGTATGTCAGAATCAGAATCTGGTCTTGCATAGAAAGAGCCTGTACCCTGTACAAAACCGTTGGCTCTTGTATCCGCCGGAGCTGCTGAATAATAGCAACATTCATCTGAAGTAGATAGACCTTGTGTTTCAAAAACTGCATCTGAACGAAGCTGAACATATTTAATATCCTCAACATACAGTGGGTTAACATCATTAACATACATTGCGCCGGCATGATAAGTAACTTTCACATCACTTGCTTCTTTAAGAACAGTTACATTATCAGCTGAATAATATTTATTTATCATTGCAATAAAATCATCAGCTGAAGCGTAAAACTTTGTAATAGAAGTATTTGCATAAGTTTTTGTCACATCTGCTTTTGCCATGCTAAGGTATGAGTTAAGATTCCCGAATGTCATACGATTACCTATCCAACCTCCATCAGTACTACTCAGATTAACGCCACAGTCTCTTAACCAAGAAAATGAACTGATTGAACCATCAGATTTAAGTGTTACCTTATACATTGAAGATGGAATAAGCTTATCCGCTCTTGGGTCTAGTACGCCTGTTCCCTTAAAATTGACAAGCAAATCTACATACCACTTATTCAAACGCTGGCCGGTACCCCACGCCATTGAATCCCAAGTAGTATTTGGTCCATACGCATCTGCGGTAGTAAAGTTGTAGGTAGAAGTAGACACATTTTTATGAACCATAATAATATTGTCACTGTTAGACTGGGGTGCATTCTCCAAAGCAGCAAGGATAGCAGCCGGATCATAAGATTTTGTCTTGCTAAGATTATTCAGCCAACGAGCTTTAAGACCATAAGCCAATTTCTTCCATTTTGCAACATCTCCGCCATTCCAGCAATCACCCTCTGCCAAAGAAGGCGCTGTTGTACTTTGAGTCATATCAAAATATTTGATTGCCTCATCTAGGTCTGCCAAGCAACCATTGTAAATCACATCACCTGTGTCATATTTTGGTGACAAACTTGTAGTTACAGCGTCAGTATAAGGCATTTCGCCGTATAAATCGGCCATCATAATATAGCCCATAGATTTAATTACCAATGCTGCTCCAACATAATGATATGCACCATCTGCCTGAGCTTTTGTAATCAAATCTGGAATGTTTGCAGCTGCGCCTACGAACCAGTTTTGATAAACTGTCGTAGAAACTCCAGAGGAAGGATTCCATAATGCCTGCCTGCCGATGGTTCCAGTTCTTGATGTACCAACAACCATTTGATCAATCGCACTTGCACGTGTATTTGCAGTACCCCACGCATAAATATAGTAATATTGTATCCATGGTAATCTATTATTCTCTGTAGCGCTCACATTATTAGGGTTGTCTTCATCCGTGTTGACATCTAGCCAATCTCCGCAAGAAGTAACACCTACTAACAATATAAGACTTAAAACGATATACAATAATTTTTTCATATTCGTAATCTCCTATCTTTAAATTAGAATGTAATATTGACACCAAATGAGAAAGTTCTCTGAGAAGGAACTCCGCAATAGTCAATACCTACAGAACCTGAGCCTCCGGCACCAGAACCAACTGCAGCAACTTCAGGATCCATACCACCTTTGTAATTAGTCCAATAGCAAAGGTTAGAGCCAGAAATACTTGCTGTTAAACCCTTAATGAACTTTTGCCTGCTAGCAAGAAGATTTGTAAAATCGTAACTGATATTAACAGAACGTAGTTTTACCCAGTTAACGCTCTGAATTAAATTATACGCATTGCTTGCATAACTGCTATAGTATTTCTCTATCATGTTTTCTCCAGAATAGGAAACTTTATTTATCACGTAAGTTTCTCCTGCCTTGTAAGTATAGGAAACCGGATCTCCAGTTTTTGAGTCTACACCTTCTACTGTTACTTGGCTACGATTTAAAGTCTGCTTGGACTGTCCGGAAGAAATCAAAGAATATTGTGTTCCATTATAAACATCTCCGCCAAAACGGAAATCAAGTAAAATAGATACGGACAGCGCCTTATATCTGAAGTTGTTTGTCAAACCAACATTTAATTTAGGCTCACGGTTACCAACAACATTTGTTGTTACTCCTGTAAGCTTGTAAAGTCCGGTGGTAGGATCTACTTGGTATCTTCCGCCTTTTACCTCTTGCTTTGTAGTTGTTGAAACACCAGTTACAGGATCAGTAACAGTTACATCCTTTGTTTCCCTCAGCCAATAGTCACCTGTCAAAGCCATAAAATGGCCTCCGTTAGGTATTGAAGCTGCTTTTACGCCACCAATCTGAGTCTCTGTTACATAAAAGATATCTATACCCTTTAAGAAACTACCAAGGGTACCTCTATTAAACGAAGCATTTGCAGAAATATCCCATGAAAAATTCTTATTTTCTATAGGAGTTCCTGTAACCATCAATTCAATACCCTTGTTCTTTACAGAACCAGAGTTGATTGTCTTAAAGATATAACCTGTTGACTGTGGCAAACGCGGTGCTGCAATTTGGTTTTTAGTGATACTATTATAGTATGTAAAATCCAAACCAAGTCTTCCGCCAAAGAACCTCATTTCTGTACCAATCTCCCAAGAATCTTGTTTTTCTGGTATCATGTAAGGAGAACCTCCCGTCCACTGGTTGCCAATTCCTGTTAATACGCCATTGACAACTTGAGCTGGCCACATATAAGTAATTGTTTTATAAGCATCTGCATCCTTACCAACTTCTGCCCATGATGCGCGGATCTTTCCAAATGATAAGATGTCATTCTTAGGAAGCAACTCAGTGAAAACGAATGAACCGCTTACTGAAGGATAAAAATAGGACCTGTTATCTGTAGGAAGAGTAGATGACCAGTCGTTACGTCCCGTAACAGTTAAATAAGCTATATTCTTATAAGATGCACGGAATTCACCGTATACGCCAACAAGGCGTTTCCTTGTAGTAGCATCTGTGAAAAATTTATTTGCATCAAGAATGTTTGCAAAACTTATTGTTCCAGAAGTAATAAAATTATATCCCCAATGTGTTTGGTCAACGACCTTTGTGCTTTCTGCAGATGTGCCTGCCAAAAGGTTAAAATCAAAATCTCCAAAGGTTTTATGAGCATTAACCATTAAGTTGGAAGAAACGTAGTTGTAATTAAGCTTGCTCTTACTCAAACGTCCTTGTTGGTATTGCTCCTTTACTGCAGAACCCGGAGCTATGTAAGTAAACGAGTCATTAGTATATTCATCCAAACCCAAACGGTATGAAACGTTTAACCACTTTGTAATATTTGCGTTGACATTTAAGTTTGCAGTTAATCTCTCATTTTTATCTGTAAGTTTGTCCCTATTAATAATCCAATAAGGATTCTCTACATCTGCAGAAAGATCTTGCTTGTCACCAAACATCCTGTATTTTGTTCCATCATCATTTAACCAATGGGACATGTTCTCACTTCTGGACCAGCCGTAAAGAGCTGTCATAGTTCCATTACCACCACCACTATACAATCCGGAAGAAGTTAAAGTTTTCTTAGTGTTTGAAACTGTATATGCACCACTTGCACCAACAGTTATAATACCATATTTCTGTTCTCCGTTTACGCGGAAAGTATTTTTCTTATAATTTGTTCCCGGAACAACTCCTGTCTGATTAAATCTGGAAGCAGATACGTAAAAGTTGCCATTTTTGTGTCCTCCGGCAATACTTACGCTGTTGTCGTACGTAGAAGCACCCCTGAAGAAATCTTTTACGTTGTTATAAACCGTACCTGTATTTTCCTGCCCCCAAGAAGAAGTAACAAAATCCTGTGTGAAAGTTCCATTCTGATCATAATATCCTCTGCCATATGTACTTTGGATATCTGGAGAAGAATTAATTGACGCATAAGTGTATTTAGATGAAACATTGATGCTAATTTTACCGTCTGTTGCACCTTTCTTTGTTGTAATAATAACTACACCGTCAGCAGCACGTGAACCGTAAAGAGCCGCAGCAGCCGCACCCTTAAGTACTGACAAACTCTCAATATCCTCTGGATTAATATCCATTACACGATTTGAAAATGTTGTTGAGGCGTTTGTCACACCATCAGTAAGAGAATTTCCTCCGTTTACTGTTCCATTGTTGTATATGATTCCATCAACAACAAATAATGGCTGATTATCCCTTGATTCAGATGCAGAGTTTCCTCCACGAATTATAATGGATGAACCTGCGCCGGCAGCACCACCGGATTGTGTAACATTAACTCCTGCAACCTTGCCAGCCAAGGAATTAATAACATTTGTCTGCTTATTCTTCAGTAATTCTTTAGAACTTACTTCAGAAACGGAATATCCCAAAGCTTTGCGCTCTTTCTTGATACCCATTGCAGTTACTACAACATCTCCAAGTTGCACAGCGTTATCCTGCATTACGACATTGATAACAGCACGACCGTTAACGGCCTCTGTAACATTATTAAATCCCATAGATGAAAATACAAGCGTACCCTTGGAAGGTGCGTTGATTGCATATTTTCCATCTACATCGGTAGTAGCGCCCGTCTTTGTACCCTGTACAAGAACATAAACGCCAACTAGAGGTTCACCCGCCTTATCAGTTACCCTACCAGTAACCTTAACGGACTGATGCCCACATTGCTCCAACGGAAAATACCACTGCAGCAACTGTCATTAGCGCAAGCTTAAAAAGCCTGCCACAATTTTGTTTAATGGACATAAATTAAATTTTAGGTTAAAAAAAATAGTTTATTTTAAGTTAAGAAATATCGTTTTTAAGTAACTTGTTCGCCAATATTAGCCTTTATTCATATACTTTAATAGATGCAAAGGTATGGAAAATGTTGCACTTTTGTTGCAATTTTTTTTAAGGTATCTTTGTGAATGACAATAAATTATAATCATGATAAATAACAATTCTGTTACTTTACGTTTCATTTTGAAAACCATAACTTTAGGCTTGTTTTTGACAACTTCCTCTGCATTTGCGCAAAAAAGAAATCCTATAAAAATTTCCACAGCTCTTCCAAGTGCTAATATTCTGAAAATCAAATCCATTGCTGAACAAACATATAGCCATTATGAGGCCATTTATGAACAACTTCATAAAAATCCGGAACTTAGTGGTATGGAAAAAGAAACATCTGATGCTATTGCGGCGGAGCTGGGGGTCTTCAAGAAGACCTTTTCTAGTGCAAATGCTAAATTATCAGGCAATAACAGCAAGTTACAAATTGAAATCAATCGTGGAGTTGGCGGAGGTTACGGAATTGTTACAATTATTAAAAATGGCAGCGGACCCATCATTTTGCTGCGCGCAGACATGGATGCTCTTCCAATAAAAGAGGAGACAGGCTTACAGTTTGAAAGTACCAAAAGAGTGGATGCTAAAGGCAATAGGTTGCCGGATGGTTCAGATGCAGGTACTCCTGTGATGCACGCCTGCGGGCACGACGTACACATGACGGTAATGCTTGGAGTGCTTAACAACTTGATGTCCAACGCTTCGGCATGGCACGGAACCATTGTTGCAGTATTCCAGCCATCAGAGGAAAAGAACGGAGGCAGCGCGCAAATGATTGCAGATGGACTGTTTACACGCTTCCCAAAACCATCGTACGCTTTGTGCTTTCACACTTTTCCGGACCTTCCTGCGGGCAAAGTTGGCTATATATACGGGCCTTCAATGGCAGGGGTAAGAAACTACACTATAACAATTTACGGAGAAGGAACTCATGGAGGATATCCCCACAGAGGCAAGGACCCCATCCCCGCGGCATGCTCCGCAGTACTTCAGTATCAGACAATTGTATCCCGCACCATACCTGCAACCAAGAGCGCTGTGCTAACAGTTGGAGCGTTTAATGCAGGGTCACGTCCTAATATAGTTCCCGATAGTGTTGTTATGCAGGCAACTACACGTTTCTTTGACAATGCAACTGACAGCACTTTCTTAAAAAGAATTCATGAAATCACCTTTGGAGCAGCAGAGGGTCTTGGCATGCCTGAAAACAAG
The window above is part of the Bacteroidales bacterium genome. Proteins encoded here:
- a CDS encoding SusD/RagB family nutrient-binding outer membrane lipoprotein codes for the protein MKKLLYIVLSLILLVGVTSCGDWLDVNTDEDNPNNVSATENNRLPWIQYYYIYAWGTANTRASAIDQMVVGTSRTGTIGRQALWNPSSGVSTTVYQNWFVGAAANIPDLITKAQADGAYHYVGAALVIKSMGYIMMADLYGEMPYTDAVTTSLSPKYDTGDVIYNGCLADLDEAIKYFDMTQSTTAPSLAEGDCWNGGDVAKWKKLAYGLKARWLNNLSKTKSYDPAAILAALENAPQSNSDNIIMVHKNVSTSTYNFTTADAYGPNTTWDSMAWGTGQRLNKWYVDLLVNFKGTGVLDPRADKLIPSSMYKVTLKSDGSISSFSWLRDCGVNLSSTDGGWIGNRMTFGNLNSYLSMAKADVTKTYANTSITKFYASADDFIAMINKYYSADNVTVLKEASDVKVTYHAGAMYVNDVNPLYVEDIKYVQLRSDAVFETQGLSTSDECCYYSAAPADTRANGFVQGTGSFYARPDSDSDILTYSEMCFIKAEVYFRQGKLSDAYTAYINGIKANFERMNSKLSSWKGAGACKTALGYDVTFAYGPMAQADIDAYMTSAAVKQSAASLTLSDIMMQKFIAMGPNYQNYNDMRRYNYYAGNIGNYGVIYTQLAVPVYRTQDQATFSADPQNVSFYPRRWMQCSHETNYNSTNLNEITQKLYNISAQDKSIWSIPVWWDAE
- a CDS encoding SusC/RagA family TonB-linked outer membrane protein, whose amino-acid sequence is MLQWYFPLEQCGHQSVKVTGRVTDKAGEPLVGVYVLVQGTKTGATTDVDGKYAINAPSKGTLVFSSMGFNNVTEAVNGRAVINVVMQDNAVQLGDVVVTAMGIKKERKALGYSVSEVSSKELLKNKQTNVINSLAGKVAGVNVTQSGGAAGAGSSIIIRGGNSASESRDNQPLFVVDGIIYNNGTVNGGNSLTDGVTNASTTFSNRVMDINPEDIESLSVLKGAAAAALYGSRAADGVVIITTKKGATDGKISINVSSKYTYASINSSPDIQSTYGRGYYDQNGTFTQDFVTSSWGQENTGTVYNNVKDFFRGASTYDNSVSIAGGHKNGNFYVSASRFNQTGVVPGTNYKKNTFRVNGEQKYGIITVGASGAYTVSNTKKTLTSSGLYSGGGNGTMTALYGWSRSENMSHWLNDDGTKYRMFGDKQDLSADVENPYWIINRDKLTDKNERLTANLNVNANITKWLNVSYRLGLDEYTNDSFTYIAPGSAVKEQYQQGRLSKSKLNYNYVSSNLMVNAHKTFGDFDFNLLAGTSAESTKVVDQTHWGYNFITSGTISFANILDANKFFTDATTRKRLVGVYGEFRASYKNIAYLTVTGRNDWSSTLPTDNRSYFYPSVSGSFVFTELLPKNDILSFGKIRASWAEVGKDADAYKTITYMWPAQVVNGVLTGIGNQWTGGSPYMIPEKQDSWEIGTEMRFFGGRLGLDFTYYNSITKNQIAAPRLPQSTGYIFKTINSGSVKNKGIELMVTGTPIENKNFSWDISANASFNRGTLGSFLKGIDIFYVTETQIGGVKAASIPNGGHFMALTGDYWLRETKDVTVTDPVTGVSTTTKQEVKGGRYQVDPTTGLYKLTGVTTNVVGNREPKLNVGLTNNFRYKALSVSILLDFRFGGDVYNGTQYSLISSGQSKQTLNRSQVTVEGVDSKTGDPVSYTYKAGETYVINKVSYSGENMIEKYYSSYASNAYNLIQSVNWVKLRSVNISYDFTNLLASRQKFIKGLTASISGSNLCYWTNYKGGMDPEVAAVGSGAGGSGSVGIDYCGVPSQRTFSFGVNITF
- a CDS encoding amidohydrolase yields the protein MINNNSVTLRFILKTITLGLFLTTSSAFAQKRNPIKISTALPSANILKIKSIAEQTYSHYEAIYEQLHKNPELSGMEKETSDAIAAELGVFKKTFSSANAKLSGNNSKLQIEINRGVGGGYGIVTIIKNGSGPIILLRADMDALPIKEETGLQFESTKRVDAKGNRLPDGSDAGTPVMHACGHDVHMTVMLGVLNNLMSNASAWHGTIVAVFQPSEEKNGGSAQMIADGLFTRFPKPSYALCFHTFPDLPAGKVGYIYGPSMAGVRNYTITIYGEGTHGGYPHRGKDPIPAACSAVLQYQTIVSRTIPATKSAVLTVGAFNAGSRPNIVPDSVVMQATTRFFDNATDSTFLKRIHEITFGAAEGLGMPENKMPRIVTGNPAPPVVNDAKLVRIVKEGMSQTIGANNLVEIEKVMGAEDFARYLQIVPGALFRLGVSPADKPTGELHTSKMKPEFHRTWMTGVEAMTGGVIYLMNNLK